In Aerosakkonema funiforme FACHB-1375, a genomic segment contains:
- the alr gene encoding alanine racemase has protein sequence MGVSLDSNSNLISRVSAYGGLCQRAWVEIDLAALGHNVRQLKSILSPQTALMAVVKADAYGHGAVTVARTVLQNGASWLGVATIPEGIELREAGIEAPILILGATHTPEQIRAIAYWKLQPTICTPQQALAFSETLSVSNLTLPVHIKLDTGMSRLGTSWQQAAEFVQLVNTLPNLQIASIYSHLATADSPDPTVMKQQQQRYEDAIAQIKSLGLPSTQLHLANSAAILSSPTLHYDMVRAGLATYGLYPAEHLQRVVELKPVMQVKARVTQVKTITAGTGVSYGYQFVADRDMRLAVVGIGYADGVPRNLSHKMKVAIRGQLVRQVGAITMDQLMLDVSDLPDLQVGEVVTLLGKDGDIQILADDWAASLGTISWEILCSFKHRLPRVAVSH, from the coding sequence ATGGGAGTATCCCTAGATAGCAACTCGAATCTAATTTCTAGGGTGAGTGCTTATGGCGGACTTTGCCAACGCGCTTGGGTGGAAATCGATTTAGCTGCTTTAGGGCATAACGTGCGGCAACTTAAAAGCATTTTGTCGCCGCAGACGGCATTAATGGCGGTGGTGAAAGCGGATGCTTACGGACACGGTGCTGTGACTGTTGCTCGGACTGTGTTGCAAAATGGAGCCAGTTGGTTGGGGGTGGCGACAATTCCGGAGGGGATCGAACTGCGAGAGGCGGGTATTGAAGCTCCCATTTTGATTTTAGGGGCGACTCATACGCCGGAGCAAATTCGGGCGATCGCATACTGGAAGTTGCAACCGACGATTTGCACGCCTCAACAAGCTTTGGCTTTTTCGGAAACTTTAAGTGTTTCTAACTTGACATTGCCGGTGCATATCAAGTTGGATACCGGAATGTCGCGTCTGGGGACATCCTGGCAGCAAGCTGCGGAGTTCGTGCAGTTGGTGAATACTTTGCCGAATCTGCAAATTGCGAGTATCTATTCGCACTTGGCGACGGCGGACAGTCCCGATCCGACGGTGATGAAGCAGCAGCAGCAGCGATATGAGGATGCGATCGCCCAAATAAAATCGTTGGGATTGCCATCAACGCAACTGCATTTGGCTAACTCTGCCGCCATTTTGTCCAGCCCTACTTTACATTACGATATGGTACGGGCTGGTTTGGCTACCTACGGTCTTTACCCAGCCGAACATTTGCAGCGGGTGGTGGAACTGAAGCCTGTTATGCAGGTGAAGGCGCGAGTTACTCAGGTAAAAACTATTACAGCCGGTACTGGTGTCAGCTACGGTTATCAATTTGTAGCCGATCGCGATATGCGTCTGGCGGTTGTCGGTATCGGTTACGCTGATGGCGTTCCCCGCAATCTTTCTCACAAAATGAAGGTGGCGATCCGAGGTCAGCTTGTACGTCAAGTGGGCGCGATTACGATGGATCAGCTAATGCTGGATGTCAGCGATTTACCCGATTTGCAAGTTGGCGAAGTGGTAACGCTGCTTGGTAAAGATGGCGACATCCAGATTTTAGCCGATGATTGGGCGG